The genomic window aactcaacatggtacaagataacccttatttggaggtgtgaagaagcttgtccttggatcaaaccgagttaaatatctttggcatatattctagtttgaaccaaatttggaactttgatcctcaccccattgattgacattgataatctcgaccctacaagtaatactatctatattttgaacctttgtggtcattgatgacaaagggggagagaaacaaagataggtagtaaagatagtgaaaaagggggagaaatatcataaagggagagatatgacaaaggaaagggatcaactaaaattttgagcacacaagtagggggagcaagctcatgaacttgtttggtgcatttgaatgtgcatttcatatgtttgcttgcatggcacaagttttaaaattcaatatccatgcttgtgaggtgtatgctagttgtcggtttgaatgatgaaatgaaaactagcatgcataggatatctagtgatttcacttccaaatgtttttcaagtggtattaaactaaccatggtgctaaggatggtataatggtgcactccaattggtatcacgcttcaaaggtccatcttttataccttagcatcatgtggtagacattgtctcctatatttcctatctaagcatatgtgcaagctataatccaaactcttagcacatatgtagggggagcaattgctaccatttggggttcatgaaacttgtccatattcttttacacatggtaaatatgcttggacaagcaacatggattcaattgaattttaattcatatctttgtataagggttgtcatcaattaccaaaaagggggagattgaaagctctagtttgattttggtgaattgatgaaaccctaagtgctaacctagtttatcaagtgatcatgagataggtagcacacttcaagtggagaagccaatgaagatcatagcatgataatggtgatggcacggtgatgatcaagggcttaaacttgaaaagaagaaagagaaaaacaaaaagctcaaggcaacggtataatttgtaggagctattttgttttggtgatcaagacacttagagagtgtgatcacatttaggattgatagccatactattaagaggagtgaaaatcatatcagaatgcggttatcaaagtgccactagatgctctaactcattgcatatgcatttaggatctagtggagaactaacacccttgataatatttgtgaaaatatgctaacacatgtgcacaaggtgatacacttggtggttggcacatttgagcaagggcggagaagttagaagtgaaatggagttggtcgcaatgatgctagcgtcggtgaactgactggacgctgggttgcTCTACGACCAGATGCtaaagggctacgtccggtcaagtgATTGGttggcacagtgattagggttaagcaccggacgctaggctgtgtccgatcaagcatgaccggacgtgtttggttggcaaaaacatgtttttgacccttactgtaaacgaccagacgctgagggtccagcatccggtcagctccgtcggagcgtctggtcaacttgtcgaccgttgagatcaaacgttcaccgTTGAACATAGGAGACACATGGCCaccatcgggcgatcggacgctgaggagcagcgtctggtcagtaggatcggagcatccggtcaccccgatcagtgccaagtgaaggggtacaatagctctatttcatgggggcttctatttaagccccatggccggttcaagctcactctcttggccatttgcattgacatagcaaccttgtgagcttagccaaagccctcccactcatctccatcattgattcatcatcatagtgagattgggagtgatccaagtgcattgcttgagtgattgcatctagaggcacttggtgttcgtgtttcgctatggatttcacttgttactcttggtggttgccgccacctagatggcttggagcagcgaggatcgttgagcggaggtggtgattatctccggctctgatcgtggtgattgtgaggggttcttgacctttccctggtggagcgccaaaaggtactctagtgaattgttcgtggcttgtgtgatcctcatcttgtgttggttgtgcagcaccctattgagggtttgacgtgtgaagccaattagcgcgtaaacctccaagtgagtgaatcgccacaacgaggactagcttgccggcaagcaagtgaacctcggtaaaaaatcattgcattcatcattgatttcgaggtgattggtattcattgttattcatccttgtgattgattggttccttcctctacacgacggtataaacttcttgatcactctctttacatcaccgcaaactagttgtcaagctctttagtgtaactagttgtgagagcttatttgcttggttggtgtggctctttagttagtctttgagagcacactaacatagggtagtgtctttgctattgtgtggataaacactatctaaactagaattgtggtaggtggcttgcattttgagtaggctagagcaacactcgcttcgcctcataatcgtctaaccgttttgttaagtgttgttgtagaatttttattaggctattcaccccccctctagccattaggacctttcagcgacgTCGAAAGATTCTATGATGTGTTCACGAGAGGGTGACTCACGAGGTGGGTGATTGCTTCCCACCTCTCATGAAGCATTCCCAAGGGCGACTCTGGCTCCTCTaccaggaggtcatggaaagatcccgcgatgtgttcgatcacccccacgaaTTCGTCATTCATGAGAGGTGGGACCATGCGTTGTGccataaggtggctaacggtcaccGTGGCGTTACAGAGACCAAACGAAAGCACTATCGGGGCGCTCCATATGTGGTGTTCCGGAGAGAGGGGTTCTCCTCCGGTGAGCCATGCCATGTCATTGGCGTCagagaaggtgaggcggcgtaGGTCCTCCCTGGATGGCTGGGGTCCTAGAGAGacgccgagctggcgctcaagcctctcgtagttgaggccgatggaggggagagattggatgatGGCATGAGCAAATGCCAACTCTTGTCCCACCGTGATGATAAAGTCTAGGTCTCCAAAGCACACATGTGcacctaggacctagctgatACCGTGGCTAGCCATCTGTGCCCTGATTTTAATGTCGAAacacgcaaaggtcccctacctggcgcgccaactgtcggtgtttcaagtaaacaccaacgagtaaatttgtgttattgcgcatctggcttggatggtgtgctaaaaagacacaaggtttatactggttcgggcagaatgttcctacgtccagtttgtggctgctgctcgtgttattagcaccaaaaagttcatagtaggggtttataaacgggcgagagagggaaatgtcccaagtctctgatgaaaaggtcgaatgggtgctgaAAGCTTGGTCACTTCTTAGCTATGTGTTGTGATGTGTGGTGTGTTTAATTGAATCCTCCCTTTAATGGGGTGTCGTACCTtaccttttatagaccaaggggaagaagtaattacagatgggagaaagaagaaaaaccagaggccaaggaggtccttcaaagataccgggtcttccttttcctctgagcgagaCCTGCTGGCATGACAGATGGTGCCaaggatagctccatgctgggtgcatgtctactgatcctgatagggctgcGCTGGGCGCCtgtccgctgatgatgccatgttctggcttgatcagcaagtggtcacgtcccatcccgccccaGTGGGCGGCGCGACAGACCAGGGTGCTAAACCGCGACCCTATAGGGAACAGACAGCGTAGTGACCGCACGTTtgttactgtagatgatgcgaGTCTCCTCCTGGACTATAGTGGTTGTCGTGTGCTTTCGTCAGGATCCATGCCCAagggcaaatggcggcgcccacaacactgtaaaagaaatattggcacctacaacactattcgggttctgacatgcctggaagggcttaaagcgcccatcttgtcatatcctgacggtactttctggcaagcgtgcagggtatggtcctcggtattgcggttgacttgagtgccctgccttatctgcgcACGTAGTTATGAAGAGCAGCGCGCAGacgtcggacgagacagagcctACCCTCgaacgtcggacgaggcggagccagcctccGGGCGTCGGGCGAAGCGGAATCTACcttggacgttgggcgaggcagagccagccctcggagatcgagcgaggcggagtctccccttagacgtcaggcgaggcggagctagcccccgggcgtcgggcgaggcggagtctgcccccaaacgtcgggcgaggcgtagccagcccttgggggttgggcgaggcggagtttcccctcagacatcaggcgagacagagctagccctcggatgtcgggcgaggcagagccagccctctgggggcgggcgaggcggagtttcccctcagacgtcgggcgatgcatagccagcccccggacatcggacaaggcggagccagtcctcgggggtcgggcgaggcgaagtttcccctcagacgtcgggcgaggcagagccagccctcgagaGTCAGCTTGAGGCGGGGCCCAGGTTCTCGGTGGACGGATGAGGAGTGATCTGGCAAGCGATGTAGTTGCGCTCTTGATCGCGTGGATGAATCAACGCTGGcggtcattagctcctcttcttcgggtaccctaatattgatCCCCGATAAGTGATTTTCTGGCATATGCCAAAGCCTCTGACAACAATGAGGCCTTCATGGTTGTAGCAGTCCTCCTCCCAACCTGGCCCCCCACCCTATGAAAAATGCAGCAAGCCCAGGAAACAGTGAGATCCTTGGACCTGATCCAGAAACTTAGGCCCAGAACATAGAATTAGCAGTTAGGGAATTGACCCATTATTTATGGTATACAATTTGTTCCCACGAGATGAAGCCAGCTATCATTGCATTAGCATGATCCAGTAAACTACAAACTATAGGTTGCAGGGGAGCCACTAAAGTGGAAACCAAGAACCAGCTATTTGTGTAGAGATAACACCCATAATCAGTAAAATAGCATTATCAGACATCCTAATTGTGATAGAACCATACATATGTAAATAAACTCAAAGCAACAAATGAATGCACAGGCACTGAAGTGAACATCTAAGAGCGAACAACCAAAAGCTTACTAAATCAACGACCATGGAGGCTACCTTTGTCCGTGACACATGGAAATAGTCCAGCAATTCACAGGATATGCTTTTAATCCTGTAAAAGGTAAAATAGCATTGTGAAATATATATACTGAGTAGAGCTCTATATGAATAGGCAAATAACAAAATATACCGAATAAAGCTCCATATGGATAGACAAATAATGAATACTTGGTTCTACTTTATTTTGGGACCAGTTTACAAAAAAAATCTAAGCACATGTCACCTGAGACTCTGAAACAGAAAAAGAAACTGAATTGCGCACATATAAATTTATTCTGGGACTTGACTATAACCTGTAGGGAGAAGGGGGCAACACAACATTAAAAGGCTAAATTAGATGGAGGAGGCACTAAAGCTAGAATTTTCTTGGCTCTACTGATACTCTCTTTTCATCTGGTCATGTTTATGTCCATGCACCAATTGGATATGAAATAGGACCCGAGGCTGACACTATAGCCATCTAGTTTTTTTAGCTGTCTCTTTACCTTGCTGTGGCGGAGGCATTTTTCTTAGTAGCTACCAAGCAACAAAGCTACCTGCATCGCAGCAGAGTAATCAGCCTGTTACAAACCATACAAGATCTAAAATTGAATGGAACTATATACACTGTCCAAAAAGGTAATATAAATCTATTAACCAAACCTAAGGAAATTCTAGATTGCTCAAATTTCAAGGACATGGAGAAGCCTACATGGATAAATGAAATTTCCTTCCGCCTCCATGCTCCATCCCTTTACTTTGATCATTAACAGCAGCCATTATCAGTTTACAAAACTGTGAGCCATACAAAGGAATCGTGGTGAGAATGAAATTCATTGGGAGTTAgtccaaagaaaaaagaaagaagcaCACACATAAATACCTTGCTGACATAAATGTTTTATATCATTCATCCATCTAAATTTTGGCAGTACTGTCCGAGCTACTAAGCACCTTCTTCCTTGTCAATGCCTAAGTGGAAGCAAAAAACAAACATGAAATTGCATATCTTGAACTCGGCTTCTGCAGCACAATTTTTCTAGCTTCTGCAGCACTGTCTGCATAGCCCACAGGTAAACCTGTTGGACATCCATCCAGCCATAATATCAGTACAGGGCAAATAGGATGAAGAGCAAGATGAACACTTGACAGGAGTCAGCTGCAGTTGAAAAATCTCACCTTGACGACGGATCCCAACACGCAACCCATGGATCCGGCCAAGTATCCGACGGAGCAGACGCAGCACGAGAATTAGCCGGGGCCATGGTTGGGCCACCACGCCGGAACCCGCCCACGGCGGGCTGCCGCGCCGAGGGCTGCCCTACCGGAGGGCACCCTCGCCGGGGACGCCGCGCAGGACGCCCTCGGCGCGGTGGCTCGTGCTGATCCCCTCGCGACGCTGCTCGCGCCGGGGAGGCCGCGCTTGGGCCCCTCGCGTCGCCGCTCGCGCCGGGGGCCACCCACGACGGAGCCCCTTGCGCCGCCGCACCTGGCCGCCCTTGCCGGGGCTCGGGAATCCCTCGCCGGTGCTCGCCCTAGCCGCCTCCGCTGAGTGAGGACTGAGGAGGGAAAGGGAGGAGAGGCGGGTGCAGATGCGGATGGGAAGCTTGGGTTGAAGCCTGTATATATACGACATGGAAGGAAAGAACAGGACCGTCGATCTCCAAATCCAACAGCCCTCGTTCGATTCATCGACGTGGCGTGAGGCCGCGCCGGCTCCTGCTGTTCTCTTGTTAAATCTAGCCTCTTGGCTCCTGGGTTTCTCCACCAAATACTGCAGGCATTCCGTGTTTCTCCTCTAGTTTCATCTTCCTTCCTGTAAGTAAAATCTCTTCTTGTTGCCACTCTCGTCCCAGCAGTTGTAATCGATGAATCCTTTTTAGCATGCGCTGATATGGTGTTGACGTGTTGTCTGTCTCAATCGCCAGGTGCTGGGCTAACCGGCTAGCCGGCTAGGTGAACCTTCAGTTTCAGCCTAaccatgggcggcggcggcggtgtgctGCGCTACCCTTGCCCCATCACCTCTGACGTTACTACCCTCGTTCTCGTGGGAAAAGTTGGGTCCGGGAAGCGCGCCACGGCTAACAGCATCCTGGGATTCAACGCGTTCGCATCCGAGTACTCCTACACCAGCGTCACCGCAACGTGCCAGATAGGGAGCACGATGCTTAGCCTTGGTAATGCGGCGCCGCGCACCGTGCAAGTTATCGACACACCTGGTACCATCTATGATCTATCAGATATCATCTTCAATAGCCTTACACTTCTGGTACTCCTAAGCCGGACTACAACcataacaaaacaaaaaaattgtGGTGTTGTTTCATTTGAACAACTTTGTGTAGGACTGTGTAATATGAACGTCACAACAGAAGATGCCTGTAAGgctttgtttggatgcgcatgtattcatctcaatccacatgtgttgaagtggtcATTCcattccacttcaacacatgtggattgaagtgaatacacatgcatccaaacaagctcTAAGGAGATTGCCAAGTGTGTGGATATGTCTAGGGATGGCATACACGCCATGCTCATGGTGTTCTCAGCGGCTTCTAGGTTTACACATGAAGATGCTGGCACAATCCAGTCAATCAAAATGTTTTTCGGTGAAAGGATTGTTGACCACATGATACTAGTTTTTACATATGGGGATCAAGTAGGGGAGAGGGTCTGGAGTAGGATGTTAACTGACAAGGATGCAAAATATCTGTAGGTCCATCCTCCTCTATCCAGATTTACTTTATTTATAAGTGTTCTCTCAAATAAATATATGTCATTATGTTTAAATCATCAAGCCCTCATTTGTGTTTTAGTTTAAATTTGTATGCTATTTTTCCACAGGAGACGATACGGGTATGTGGAGGTAGAGTCCTTCTCTTTGACAACAAGTCCAGTGATGAGATGCAGCAACACAAACAACTATCAGAACTGTTTGATGCAGTGGACTCTTTGACAACACGCAATGGAGGGAAACCATTCTCTAACCAGATGTTTGCTCAGATTCAGGTGGATAAATCTTTGTGTACTACTTTTTAGTTTTTTTCCC from Miscanthus floridulus cultivar M001 chromosome 11, ASM1932011v1, whole genome shotgun sequence includes these protein-coding regions:
- the LOC136491897 gene encoding immune-associated nucleotide-binding protein 9-like, which translates into the protein MGGGGGVLRYPCPITSDVTTLVLVGKVGSGKRATANSILGFNAFASEYSYTSVTATCQIGSTMLSLGNAAPRTVQVIDTPGLCNMNVTTEDACKEIAKCVDMSRDGIHAMLMVFSAASRFTHEDAGTIQSIKMFFGERIVDHMILVFTYGDQVGERVWSRILNLYAIFPQETIRVCGGRVLLFDNKSSDEMQQHKQLSELFDAVDSLTTRNGGKPFSNQMFAQIQVEEKINSTIESLREQLREEQKARQEAEEKVTAAMLRSEETQKLREDLEKAREENENARQFYEKFK